The Amycolatopsis coloradensis sequence CCGGGGATCCTGCGCCGTAGCTCGGCGAAACGCACCTCGTGCGGAGCCGCCTCCGCGAGGACCTTGACCGCCATCGACGTCCATTTCGTGCCGATGCGGTCCAGCAGACGGCGGGTAGGGCACTCGGGGTCGAACAGATCGCCGCGCGGTGTCGTCGAGCGCGGCTGTCGGGAGGTCACCTGAAGCTCACCACCTGTGGGGAAAGTGCCGTCTTGGCGGCACGCCGGAAGTTACCTACGGTTTTCTGGTAACCAATGGTAACCACTACGGAGGCGACGTGCCCCAGCTGCGACGGATCGGCATCAACGGCATCGAGGTCAACATGACCATCGCGGGCAGTGGGCCCGCGGTCCTGCTGCTGCACGGCTTCCCGCATACCTGGCGGCTCTGGAGCGAGATCATCGGCCCGCTGGCCGAGCATCACCGGGTCATCACCCCGGATCTGCGTGGGCTCGGCGACAGCACCCGCGCCGTGGACGGCTATGACGCGAGCACGCTGGCCACCGACGCCGAAGGCATCCTCGACGTCCTTGGCGAAACCGAGGCGGACGTCGTCGCCATCGACGCCGGCACGCCGGTCGCCTTCCTGCTCGCCCTGCGGCGGCCGGATCTGGTGCGGCGGCTCGTCGTGATGGAGTCGCTGGTGGGTTCGCTGCCCGGCGCCGAGGACTTCCTGGCGGGCGGCCCACCGTGGTGGTTCGGCTTCCACGCCGTTCCCGGTCTCGCGGAAAAGGTGCTGATCGGGCACGAGGCGGAGTACATCGGTTGGTTCCTCGCGGCGGGAACGCTCGGACGCGGTGTGCCGCCGGGGATCCGTGACGCCTTCGTCGACGCCTACGCCGGGCAGGACGCCCTGCGCTGCGCCTTCTCCTACTATCGCGCACTGCCGGTCACCGCCCGCCAGATCGGTGAAGCGGTGGCGGGCAGCAGGCTCACGATGCCCACGATGGCGATCGGTGCCCACCCGGTCGGTCGTGCGCTGGAACGGCAATTGCGTCCCGTCGCCGACGACCTGACCGGACACCTCATCGAGGACTGTGGCCACATCATCCCGCTGGACCGGCCCGCGGAACTGCTTCGCCTGCTGACCCCGTTCCTTGCCACCCCCTGAGGCCCGGCACGATCAGGCATATGACGCGTGAGACAGAGGACGGTTCGGTGTACGGCACGATCTTCCGGCGACGGGACACCCGTGGCGAGTTCACCGGCGAGCCGATTCCGGAAGAGGTGCTGCGCCGAGTGCTGAGCGCGGCGCACGCCGCGCCGAGTGTGGGCCTGTCCCAGCCCTGGGATTTCGTCGTGGTGTCCGATATGGACCTTCGAAAGCGGTTTCGCGAGCACGTGCTGGCCGAACGCGAGGTGTTCGAAGACCGGTTGGACGTGGAGCGGGCCCGTGTCTTCGCGAACATCAAGATCGAGGGGATCGTCGAGTCCTCCGCCGGGATCGTGGTCGGCTACGACCCGGCACGCGGCGCGCCCGACGTGCTGGGGAGGCACGCGATCGCCGACGCCGGTCTGTACTCGGTGTGCCTGGCCATTCAGAACCTTTGGCTGGCGGCTACCGCCGAGGGGCTCGGCGTCGGCTGGGTCAGCTTCTACCGCGAAGAGTTCCTGCGCGATTTGGTGGGATTCCCCGGAAACGTCCGTCCGGTGGCGTGGTTGTGCGTCGGCCCGGTGCGGGACCTGCCCACCGCCCCCGATCTGGAGCGGCACGGCTGGCGGGAACGTCTTCCACTCGACGCCGTGTTGCACTACGAACGGTACGTATCCGATGGATGATCATCATTTCGGCAAGGACGGTCGCGCTGCCTGGGGCCGGCCGTCGACGAAAATCTGATGGTGCGGCTGCGCGGCGGTCGTGTACCGCGTGGGGGAGCACGTGCTGCGGGGTGGCCGGCCTGCGGCCGGACGCAGGAGAGCTGACGTCTTCTCGACCGTCCCGACCCACGACCAGGGCCGAAGGCTCCCTTTGTCGCATCAGACGCAGCGAAGGGGGCCTTCGCCCCGCCTGTCAACCTCGCCCAAGATCAACTTAAGCTACGTGACATTTAGGTCAGAGCCCCCTTTGTCACTCGCGACCCTCTTGGGAACCCGTGCAGATTGGTATCAATCAGACATTCAATCGCCATGAAGTGTCCCTTGTGGACGAATAGGGTGCGAAGGCCGCCCTCTGCCTCGAAACCGGCAAAGAAGGTCTACGCGGCAGAGGTCCTCGCGGTCGCGCAACGTTTGCCTTATCCCTCTATAGGCCCTGTATCTGTGGCGACCCAGTGGGTCACCGGTCCCGGTCGGCGAGGGCGGAGGCGATCAGCGCGACAGCCGGATCGGGATCCCCGGCGAGCAGCTCCAGCATGCCGCCCGCCTTGGCCCCCGGAATCTCCGCCAGGGCCTGGACCACGCGGATCCGGACCGCGGAATCCCCGGTGTGCGCCGCGAGCGCGTCGGCCAGGGCGGCCATGATCCGTTCCTCGGAGCCGGGAATCTCCATCAGCGCGCCGAGGACCTCCGCGGCTTCGACGTCGTTCGTGCCGTCGACCACCATGCCGACGAGGGTGGGGATGGCCGCGGTCGTGCCCCTCCCACCCAAGGCGAGCGCGGCGGGCCCGCGCACCCTCGCGTCGGAGTCCCCGAGCGCCTCCGTGAGCGCCTTGCCCGCTTCCTCGCCAGGGATCTCGGCGAGCGCCAGTACCGCGCGCTGCCGGACGCCCGCGTCCTCCGCGTGCAGTCCTGCCGCCACCTCGGCCACCCCGTCGCCGCCCGCCCTCGCGAGAGCCCAGCGCAGGGCTCCGGCGACGTTCGGGTCGGCCTCGGTCAGGATCGCGTCGGCGATCCGGTCGGCGGGAACCGGCATGTCTTCGGCCGGGCTCAGGGCGGCCTGCTGACGGCGCGCCGCGTGAGGCGAAGTGAGCCCTCGCAGGAGTTCCACGATACGAAGGGCGTCCTGCCAGTCCGAGGGCGCGGACGCGTCGACCGTACGCAGCCGCGCGAGCAGCTCCCGTTCCCGGTTCAACCGGTCCTCCGCCTGACGGATGAGATCGCCGACCAGCGTCGACGGAGTGAAGGTCGGATCCTCCAGCGCGCGCGAGATCTGGCGCAGGGACAACCCGAGTGAGCGCAGGCTCTCCACATGGAAGATCCTGCGGATGTCCTCGTCCTGGTACTCCCGGTAGCCGCCGACGGTGCGTCCCGTCGGCCGCACCAGCCCGAGGGAGTCGTAGTGGCGCAGCATCCGGGAGCTCACTCCCGAACGCCGCGCCACCTCGCCGATCAGCACGCCGATCCTCCGGCCCCTTGCGGACCGAGCGCCATGATCCGTTTCGCCTCGTCCGCCGTTACGTCGAACCCCGCTTCCGGGTCGCGCAGGAGGCGTTCCGTGGCGAAGGCGTGCGCGCGCACCGCGTCATCGCGGCTCTCCGATGCCTTCCGCAGGGCCGGCTCGCAGGCGTCCCCGAGCGCGACGAGCGCCCGGCTGAGGCTCAGCCGCCTGTTCCGGTCACCACGGCCGAGCTCGATCGCCAGTTCCGCGGCCAGCCCGGCTCGTTCCCCCTCCGGCACGAGGATGACAGCCGCACGCCAGGCGCTTCGCGCCACCTCGTCGTCCGCGTCGTGCAACAGGGATGCGGTGATCGCGGGCCAGGCGGCGCGGTCCCCGATCTTCGACAGGGTGTGCAGCGCCTGGCTCCGTGCTTGCGCCCGCTCGGATCGAAGCTCCACCAGGAGCCGGGGCACCGTGCTCGACGGCGGGAGACGGGTCAGCGCCCAGGTGAGCATGTCGCGGACGAAGAAGTCGGGCTCGATCGCGCATCGCGCGACCAGGGCGTCGGTGAAGCGCGGGTCGGGCCGGGTGCCTGCGGCCATGGCGGCCTTGAGCCGCGTCGACGAGTCCTCGGCACCGAGAGCGTCGAGCAGCGGTGTGTCCGTGGTCGGGTTCATGGGAACCACCTCCTGCGCTTCAGTGAAGACCTTGTCACGATGTCAAGGTCAACCCTCAAGCTCGCCGAACCCGGCGTGTCGGCCTCAGCGCAGCTTGTCGACCTCGGCGATCCGCTCCCAGCGGGCGCCCAGCGCGTTGAGCAAAGCCGCCATGTCGATGTCGTCGTCGCCGTCGAGGAGTGCCTTGTCCAGACGGCGGGCGCGGCGGTTCACCTGGCTCAAGACCGACTTGCCCTCGTCGGTGAGCGAAAGCAGTTTGCGCCGCGCGTCGTGCGGGGATTCGACGCGCCGGATGAGACCCCGCCGTTCGAGCCTGCGGCACAGATCGGCCATCGTCGAGGTGTCGAGCGCGACGGCGCCCGCGAGGGAACTCTGGTCGCTGCCGGGATAGGTACGGACCGCCGAAAGGACCGCGAACTGCGGACCGGTCAACACCGGATCCACATGGCGGTTCCACGCCGCGAGGTACGCCTGGTACAGCCTGCGGGCGCCGTAGCCGGGAGCCGCCAGCAGGTCCGACGGCGGCGCGGGAGTGACGGCCGGTGTGTCGTCCCTGCGCCGGCCCGTGCGCGCCGATTCACCCATCGCTGCTCCTTGTCGGCTCCAACCCGCTGCCCGGGCCCCCGCGGTGATCCTACGTGTCCGGACGGTCGCTCAGTGGCAGGCCGCCGAGATCTGTCCGAGGTCACCTC is a genomic window containing:
- a CDS encoding alpha/beta hydrolase, producing the protein MTIAGSGPAVLLLHGFPHTWRLWSEIIGPLAEHHRVITPDLRGLGDSTRAVDGYDASTLATDAEGILDVLGETEADVVAIDAGTPVAFLLALRRPDLVRRLVVMESLVGSLPGAEDFLAGGPPWWFGFHAVPGLAEKVLIGHEAEYIGWFLAAGTLGRGVPPGIRDAFVDAYAGQDALRCAFSYYRALPVTARQIGEAVAGSRLTMPTMAIGAHPVGRALERQLRPVADDLTGHLIEDCGHIIPLDRPAELLRLLTPFLATP
- the bluB gene encoding 5,6-dimethylbenzimidazole synthase, whose protein sequence is MTRETEDGSVYGTIFRRRDTRGEFTGEPIPEEVLRRVLSAAHAAPSVGLSQPWDFVVVSDMDLRKRFREHVLAEREVFEDRLDVERARVFANIKIEGIVESSAGIVVGYDPARGAPDVLGRHAIADAGLYSVCLAIQNLWLAATAEGLGVGWVSFYREEFLRDLVGFPGNVRPVAWLCVGPVRDLPTAPDLERHGWRERLPLDAVLHYERYVSDG
- a CDS encoding HEAT repeat domain-containing protein encodes the protein MLIGEVARRSGVSSRMLRHYDSLGLVRPTGRTVGGYREYQDEDIRRIFHVESLRSLGLSLRQISRALEDPTFTPSTLVGDLIRQAEDRLNRERELLARLRTVDASAPSDWQDALRIVELLRGLTSPHAARRQQAALSPAEDMPVPADRIADAILTEADPNVAGALRWALARAGGDGVAEVAAGLHAEDAGVRQRAVLALAEIPGEEAGKALTEALGDSDARVRGPAALALGGRGTTAAIPTLVGMVVDGTNDVEAAEVLGALMEIPGSEERIMAALADALAAHTGDSAVRIRVVQALAEIPGAKAGGMLELLAGDPDPAVALIASALADRDR
- a CDS encoding HEAT repeat domain-containing protein, with the translated sequence MNPTTDTPLLDALGAEDSSTRLKAAMAAGTRPDPRFTDALVARCAIEPDFFVRDMLTWALTRLPPSSTVPRLLVELRSERAQARSQALHTLSKIGDRAAWPAITASLLHDADDEVARSAWRAAVILVPEGERAGLAAELAIELGRGDRNRRLSLSRALVALGDACEPALRKASESRDDAVRAHAFATERLLRDPEAGFDVTADEAKRIMALGPQGAGGSAC
- a CDS encoding MarR family winged helix-turn-helix transcriptional regulator; this translates as MGESARTGRRRDDTPAVTPAPPSDLLAAPGYGARRLYQAYLAAWNRHVDPVLTGPQFAVLSAVRTYPGSDQSSLAGAVALDTSTMADLCRRLERRGLIRRVESPHDARRKLLSLTDEGKSVLSQVNRRARRLDKALLDGDDDIDMAALLNALGARWERIAEVDKLR